One window from the genome of Numida meleagris isolate 19003 breed g44 Domestic line chromosome 24, NumMel1.0, whole genome shotgun sequence encodes:
- the LOC110388005 gene encoding feather keratin B-4-like: MTHSLSPCTDGSPSLSGVAVPQPVANSCNEPCVVQCPDSTVVIYPPPVVVTIPGPILSTFPQQSTVGSVGAPEVGSGFSGAPAPGGLQVSGGARWARGYPVGSCRPC; encoded by the coding sequence ATGACGCACTCCTTAAGCCCGTGCACTGATGGCAGCCCCTCGCTGAGCGGGGTGGCCGTGCCGCAGCCCGTCGCCAACAGCTGCAACGAGCCCTGTGTGGTGCAGTGCCCTGACTCGACGGTGGTCATCTACCCTCCGCCGGTGGTTGTCACCATCCCCGGACCAATCCTCAGCACCTTCCCACAGCAGAGCACTGTGGGGTCCGTGGGAGCCCCTGAAGTTGGAAGTGGCTTCAGCGGTGCCCCAGCTCCTGGGGGCCTGCAGGTTTCTGGGGGTGCCCGGTGGGCACGGGGGTACCCGGTTGGGAGCTGCAGACCGTGCTGA
- the LOC110388008 gene encoding probable peroxisomal membrane protein PEX13 yields MTFLHDDCYFPHGYRGLHSYRGYDYSGPYYYRGLGGLYDFGDRYGHDGLYGHWGFYGSRDHYGFGGLNGGYRGLYGDCYGYPGLYSSRYGHHFGSRYGHRYGYGSW; encoded by the coding sequence ATGACTTTCCTCCACGATGACTGCTATTTCCCCCACGGTTACAGGGGCCTCCACAGCTACCGGGGCTATGACTACAGCGGCCCCTACTACTACAGGGGCCTTGGCGGCCTCTATGACTTTGGGGACCGCTATGGCCACGATGGTCTGTACGGTCACTGGGGCTTCTATGGCTCTAGGGACCACTATGGCTTTGGAGGTCTGAATGGTGGTTATAGGGGCCTGTATGGAGACTGCTATGGCTACCCAGGCTTGTACAGCAGCCGCTACGGTCACCACTTTGGTTCACGATATGGTCATCGATACGGCTATGGGAGCTGGTAA
- the LOC110387984 gene encoding claw keratin-like — protein sequence MSCSSVCAPVCGVSTPAPLADSCNEPCVRQCPDSTVLIQPPATVVTLPGPILSSFPQSAVVGSAGVPAVGAGLGGTFGRGAGFGGFGGLGGYGGYYGLGGYGLGGYGGYYGLGGYGLGGYGGYYGLGGYGGFGSCGYGGWGRGFRYLSGSCGPC from the coding sequence ATGTCCTGCTCCAGCGTGTGTGCCCCTGTGTGTGGGGTGTCCACCCCGGCCCCGCTGGCTGACAGCTGCAATGAGCCCTGTGTGCGGCAGTGCCCCGACTCCACCGTGCTGATCCAGCCCCCGGCCACCGTGGTCACCTTGCCTGGgcccatcctcagctccttcccgcAGAGTGCCGTGGTCGGCTCAGCAGGAGTCCCCGCCGTTGGAGCAGGCTTGGGTGGCACCTTTGGCCGCGGTGCTGGCTTTGGTGGCTTTGGAGGCCTGGGAGGCTACGGAGGCTATTATGGCCTTGGGGGCTATGGCCTGGGAGGCTATGGTGGCTATTATGGCCTTGGGGGCTATGGCCTGGGAGGCTATGGAGGGTATTATGGCCTTGGCGGCTATGGAGGCTTTGGCAGCTGCGGATACGGTGGCTGGGGCCGAGGCTTCAGGTACCTCAGCGGTAGCTGTGGGCCCTGTTAA
- the LOC110388001 gene encoding claw keratin-like: MSCSSLCAPVCGVSAPTPLADSSNEACVRQCPDSTVLIQPPATMITIPGPILSSFPQSAVVGSAGVPAVGAGLGGSFGRGAGFGGFGGLGGYAYGGLGRSYRSLGGSCGPC; encoded by the coding sequence ATGTCCTGCTCCAGCCTGTGTGCCCCTGTGTGTGGGGTGTCCGCCCCGACCCCGCTGGCTGACAGCAGCAACGAGGCCTGCGTGCGGCAGTGCCCCGACTCCACCGTGCTCATCCAGCCCCCGGCCACCATGATCACCATACCTGGgcccatcctcagctccttcccgcAGAGCGCCGTGGTCGGCTCAGCAGGAGTCCCCGCCGTTGGAGCGGGCTTGGGTGGCTCCTTTGGACGTGGTGCTGGCTTTGGGGGCTTTGGAGGCCTGGGAGGCTACGCATACGGTGGCTTGGGCAGAAGCTACAGGTCCCTCGGGGGCAGCTGTGGGCCCTGCTAA